Proteins encoded in a region of the Myxococcales bacterium genome:
- a CDS encoding efflux RND transporter periplasmic adaptor subunit, with protein sequence MKRILPALIVLIIVGAGAATMWWLWKKSQKPPVVAKTESAEIKDIIKKTVATGAIVPREEVELKPRVSGVIEELFLEPGTVVKAGDKIAKIRIVPDAAALQRAQSGVQAAKIAFDNARRELDRAKALYSQGVIAEAELARFKTDLALRQQELGSAGSSLTIVKDGAARSGGGASNVEVTATVDGMVIDVPVKKGESVIESNNFNPGTTIAVVANMGDMIFQGQVDESEVGKIKEGMELSIKIGALEKETFAGRLEYIAPKGNAIDGAIQFEIKASITPKAGVFIRAGYSANADVVLDKREQVLAVREALVQFKDGQRFVEVETTPKQFARKDVKLGLSDGIWAEVLEGVTAADKIKQPDNAGPASMKGPGGRPGGRGR encoded by the coding sequence ATGAAACGCATCCTCCCCGCCCTCATCGTCCTGATCATCGTCGGCGCCGGCGCCGCCACCATGTGGTGGCTGTGGAAGAAGTCGCAGAAGCCGCCCGTGGTCGCCAAGACCGAGTCGGCCGAGATCAAGGACATCATCAAGAAGACCGTCGCGACCGGCGCGATCGTGCCGCGCGAGGAGGTCGAGCTCAAGCCGCGGGTCTCGGGCGTGATCGAGGAGCTGTTCCTCGAGCCCGGCACCGTCGTCAAGGCCGGCGACAAGATCGCCAAGATCCGGATCGTGCCCGACGCCGCCGCGCTGCAGCGGGCCCAGTCCGGGGTCCAGGCCGCCAAGATCGCCTTCGACAACGCCCGCCGCGAGCTCGACCGCGCCAAGGCGCTCTACAGCCAGGGCGTGATCGCCGAGGCCGAGCTGGCCCGCTTCAAGACCGACCTGGCCCTGCGGCAGCAGGAGCTGGGCTCGGCCGGCTCGAGCCTGACGATCGTCAAGGACGGCGCCGCCCGGTCCGGCGGCGGCGCGTCGAACGTCGAGGTCACCGCCACCGTCGACGGCATGGTCATCGACGTGCCGGTCAAGAAGGGCGAGAGCGTCATCGAGTCGAACAACTTCAACCCCGGCACCACGATCGCCGTGGTCGCCAACATGGGCGACATGATCTTCCAGGGCCAGGTCGACGAGAGCGAGGTCGGCAAGATCAAGGAGGGCATGGAGCTGTCGATCAAGATCGGCGCGCTCGAGAAGGAGACCTTCGCCGGCAGGCTCGAGTACATCGCGCCCAAGGGCAACGCCATCGACGGCGCGATCCAGTTCGAGATCAAGGCCTCGATCACGCCCAAGGCGGGCGTCTTCATCCGCGCCGGCTACAGCGCCAACGCCGACGTCGTCCTCGACAAGCGCGAGCAGGTGCTGGCGGTGCGCGAGGCCCTGGTGCAGTTCAAGGACGGCCAGCGGTTCGTCGAGGTCGAGACCACGCCCAAGCAGTTCGCCCGCAAGGACGTCAAGCTCGGGCTGTCCGACGGCATCTGGGCCGAGGTCCTCGAGGGCGTGACCGCCGCCGACAAGATCAAGCAGCCCGACAACGCCGGGCCCGCGTCGATGAAGGGCCCCGGCGGCCGGCCCGGCGGCCGCGGCCGCTGA
- a CDS encoding ABC-F family ATP-binding cassette domain-containing protein, translated as MIAFANVSKQYGGQVLFVEASFQVNPGEKIGLVGANGAGKSTVFRMIVGDEQPDDGQVERPKKLTLGYFRQDVGELRGRSILAETCAGAGEVARLADELAELTARLEAGGDDLDATVERYADVEARYSELGGYLLEGRAHAILAGLGFAPERVGDDVGTLSGGWKMRVALAQILLAQPDVLLLDEPTNYLDIESILWLEAFLKAYQGAVVMTCHDREILDRIVSKIVEIDGGSVRTYTGNYGFYERSRLEASARYEAEYARQQAMLAKESRFIERFAAHAAKAAQVASRVKKLDKIEKLAPPRRIIEKKFGFRAPTRSGDDVVRCEGLVKAYGERTVHAGLSLTVRRKERWAVMGENGAGKSTLLKMMAGALAPDDGAVTIGAAVGLGYYAQHTMDGLVASHSILDELMAHAPAANQGTLRNLAGAFGFHDDDVQKPIRVLSGGEKARVALAKLLYDAPNLMILDEPTNHLDIVTKRALINALAAYEGTLVFVSHDRQFLRALATHVLELTSAGPHVYGGCYDEYVASTGREAPGMRALA; from the coding sequence ATGATCGCGTTCGCCAACGTCAGCAAGCAGTACGGCGGCCAGGTCCTGTTCGTCGAGGCCTCGTTCCAGGTCAACCCGGGCGAGAAGATCGGCCTGGTCGGGGCCAACGGCGCCGGCAAGAGCACGGTGTTCCGCATGATCGTCGGCGACGAGCAGCCCGACGACGGCCAGGTCGAGCGGCCCAAGAAGCTCACGCTCGGCTACTTCCGGCAGGACGTCGGCGAGCTGCGCGGCCGGTCGATCCTGGCCGAGACCTGCGCCGGGGCCGGCGAGGTCGCGCGCCTCGCCGACGAGCTGGCCGAGCTGACCGCGCGGCTCGAGGCCGGCGGCGACGACCTCGACGCCACCGTCGAGCGCTACGCCGACGTCGAGGCCCGCTACAGCGAGCTGGGCGGCTACCTGCTCGAGGGTCGGGCCCACGCGATCCTGGCCGGCCTGGGCTTCGCGCCCGAGCGCGTCGGCGACGACGTCGGCACGCTCTCGGGCGGCTGGAAGATGCGCGTGGCCCTGGCCCAGATCCTCCTGGCCCAGCCCGACGTGCTCCTGCTCGACGAGCCCACCAACTACCTCGACATCGAGTCGATCCTCTGGCTCGAGGCGTTCCTCAAGGCCTACCAGGGCGCGGTCGTGATGACCTGTCACGACCGCGAGATCCTCGATCGGATCGTCAGCAAGATCGTCGAGATCGACGGCGGCAGCGTCCGGACCTACACCGGCAACTACGGCTTCTACGAGCGGTCCCGGCTCGAGGCCTCCGCCCGGTACGAGGCCGAGTACGCCCGCCAGCAGGCGATGCTGGCCAAGGAGAGCCGGTTCATCGAGCGGTTCGCCGCCCACGCCGCCAAGGCCGCGCAGGTCGCGTCGCGGGTCAAGAAGCTCGACAAGATCGAGAAGCTGGCGCCGCCGCGGCGGATCATCGAGAAGAAGTTCGGGTTCCGGGCGCCGACCCGCTCGGGCGACGACGTCGTCCGGTGCGAGGGCCTGGTCAAGGCCTACGGTGAGCGCACGGTCCACGCCGGGCTGTCGCTGACGGTGCGGCGCAAGGAGCGCTGGGCGGTCATGGGCGAGAACGGCGCCGGCAAGTCGACGCTGCTCAAGATGATGGCGGGCGCGCTGGCGCCCGACGACGGCGCGGTGACGATCGGCGCCGCGGTCGGGCTCGGCTACTACGCCCAGCACACGATGGACGGGCTGGTGGCCAGCCACTCGATCCTCGACGAGCTGATGGCCCACGCCCCGGCCGCCAACCAGGGCACGCTGCGCAACCTGGCCGGCGCGTTCGGGTTCCACGACGACGACGTGCAGAAGCCGATCCGGGTGCTGTCGGGCGGCGAGAAGGCCCGGGTCGCGCTGGCCAAGCTCCTGTACGACGCGCCCAACCTGATGATCCTCGACGAGCCGACCAACCACCTCGACATCGTCACCAAGCGCGCGCTGATCAACGCGCTGGCCGCGTACGAGGGCACGCTGGTGTTCGTGTCCCACGACCGCCAGTTCCTGCGGGCGCTGGCGACCCACGTGCTCGAGCTGACCAGCGCCGGCCCCCACGTCTACGGCGGCTGCTACGACGAGTACGTCGCGTCGACGGGGCGCGAGGCGCCGGGCATGCGCGCGCTGGCCTGA
- a CDS encoding Ppx/GppA family phosphatase, translating to MTVRTTLAAIDAGSNAIRVVVAELTATGLNRIEAERVPVRLGHGAFTRGVLDTGTIDAAVAAFKHFRAAFDRHGVVRYRAVATSAVRTAENRDVLLHRLAHEASIELDIIDGDEEARLIRKAVTHAFGTRPLPRGVLDLGGGSLEVNLYDPARTRWRGYSAPIGTVRLLETMGLDGAIADSDAGMVRRYVATVLQTVVPAIRDLTVAAACGGNAEALARLLAPSAPDTTAMPGFELAALEQILPELLPLSVDGRMERYGVRRDRAEVLGVAALVLATVGRQLGIARFIAPGVGIREAVLLELAEAVDDAPGHGDEKDKAVVTAARMFASRVDHDTSHGEQVRRLARALFTQLRDLHQLPERLGVVLEVAALLHDVGEVVHTRGHHKHSEYMIRWGRIPGLADPDRELVATLARGHRKSASEARRVIAESTLPKDQRGPARRLLALLRLADGIDSGHRQRFEGLVASRAGGAVVLDLVTTADAGHAIDTSELLRKRDLFEEEFGCTVQLTIGRPVLPELPEVPRGDGGSTARSLGRRHP from the coding sequence GTGACCGTCCGCACCACGCTCGCCGCGATCGACGCCGGCTCCAACGCGATCCGCGTGGTCGTCGCCGAGCTGACGGCGACCGGCCTCAACCGGATCGAGGCCGAGCGGGTGCCGGTGCGCCTCGGCCACGGCGCGTTCACGCGCGGCGTGCTCGACACCGGCACGATCGACGCGGCGGTCGCGGCCTTCAAGCACTTCCGCGCGGCGTTCGATCGCCACGGCGTCGTGCGCTACCGCGCGGTCGCGACCTCCGCGGTCCGCACCGCCGAGAACCGCGACGTGTTGCTGCACCGCCTGGCCCACGAGGCCAGCATCGAGCTCGACATCATCGACGGCGACGAGGAGGCGCGGCTGATCCGCAAGGCGGTCACCCACGCCTTCGGCACCCGGCCCCTGCCCCGCGGCGTGCTCGATCTCGGCGGCGGCAGCCTCGAGGTCAACCTCTACGACCCGGCCCGGACCCGGTGGCGCGGCTACTCGGCGCCGATCGGCACGGTCCGCCTGCTCGAGACGATGGGCCTCGACGGCGCCATCGCCGACAGCGACGCCGGCATGGTCCGGCGCTACGTCGCGACCGTGCTCCAGACCGTGGTGCCGGCGATCCGCGACCTGACCGTGGCCGCGGCGTGCGGCGGCAACGCCGAGGCGCTGGCGCGGCTCCTGGCGCCGAGCGCGCCCGACACGACCGCGATGCCCGGGTTCGAGCTGGCCGCGCTCGAGCAGATCCTGCCCGAGCTGCTGCCGCTGTCGGTCGACGGCCGCATGGAGCGCTACGGCGTCCGGCGCGATCGGGCCGAGGTGCTGGGCGTGGCCGCGCTGGTCCTGGCCACGGTCGGACGCCAGCTCGGGATCGCGCGCTTCATCGCGCCCGGCGTCGGCATCCGCGAGGCGGTGCTGCTCGAGCTGGCCGAGGCGGTCGACGACGCCCCCGGCCACGGCGACGAGAAGGACAAGGCGGTCGTGACCGCGGCCCGCATGTTCGCGAGCCGGGTCGATCACGACACCAGCCACGGCGAGCAGGTCCGGCGGCTGGCCCGGGCGCTGTTCACGCAGCTGCGCGATCTGCACCAGCTGCCCGAGCGCCTCGGCGTGGTGCTCGAGGTCGCGGCGCTGCTGCACGACGTCGGCGAGGTGGTCCACACCCGCGGCCACCACAAGCACAGCGAGTACATGATCCGCTGGGGGCGCATCCCCGGGCTGGCCGACCCCGACCGCGAGCTGGTCGCGACCTTGGCCCGCGGCCACCGCAAGTCCGCGAGCGAGGCCCGCCGGGTGATCGCCGAGTCGACGCTGCCCAAGGATCAGCGCGGCCCGGCCCGGCGGCTGCTGGCGCTGCTGCGCCTGGCCGACGGCATCGACAGCGGCCACCGCCAGCGGTTCGAGGGCCTGGTCGCGTCGCGGGCCGGGGGCGCGGTCGTCCTCGATCTGGTGACCACCGCCGACGCCGGCCACGCGATCGACACGTCCGAGCTGCTCCGCAAGCGCGACCTGTTCGAGGAGGAGTTCGGCTGCACGGTCCAGCTCACGATCGGCCGCCCGGTCCTGCCGGAGCTGCCCGAGGTCCCGCGCGGCGACGGCGGCTCGACCGCGCGCTCGCTGGGGCGCCGACACCCGTGA